Proteins from a genomic interval of Salinarchaeum sp. Harcht-Bsk1:
- a CDS encoding class I SAM-dependent methyltransferase, whose translation MSQDSAYSRSSTLGHVRDVYADQASTFARFAFLNRLLSGRYRRRAFESAEGAVLDVACGLGTNRGFVPNATEYTGIDVSPEMIEQAAKRHDDLERGEDLYEMDAQDLDFPDDSFDTVISSLSTCTFPDPHAALSEMHRVCRPDGQVLLLEHGRSSVWPIAKFQDWRAEAHFEKHACRWTQEPLEIVEDSPLTVESHWTALFGILTGVEARTG comes from the coding sequence ATGTCCCAGGACTCTGCCTACTCCCGGTCGAGCACCCTCGGGCACGTCCGTGACGTCTACGCCGACCAGGCGTCGACGTTCGCCCGGTTCGCGTTCCTGAACCGTCTCCTCAGCGGCCGGTATCGCCGGCGGGCGTTCGAATCCGCCGAGGGTGCAGTCCTCGACGTCGCCTGCGGTCTCGGGACGAATCGCGGCTTCGTCCCGAACGCTACGGAGTACACCGGCATCGACGTCAGCCCCGAGATGATCGAGCAGGCCGCGAAGCGCCACGACGACCTCGAACGCGGCGAGGACCTGTACGAGATGGACGCCCAGGACCTCGATTTCCCCGACGACAGCTTCGACACGGTGATCTCCTCGCTCTCGACGTGCACCTTCCCCGACCCCCACGCCGCGCTCTCGGAGATGCACCGCGTCTGTCGGCCCGACGGCCAGGTGCTTCTGCTCGAACACGGCCGGAGCAGCGTCTGGCCGATCGCGAAGTTCCAGGACTGGCGTGCCGAGGCGCACTTCGAGAAGCACGCCTGCCGCTGGACGCAGGAGCCACTGGAAATCGTGGAGGACTCGCCGCTGACGGTGGAATCGCACTGGACGGCGCTCTTCGGGATTCTGACCGGGGTCGAGGCGCGGACCGGGTGA
- a CDS encoding 30S ribosomal protein S19e — MTTLYDVPAEDLNEAVAEELADRLEAPEWAQFAKTGADNELPPEQEEFWSHRAASVLRKVATDGPVGVERLSTAYGGTKRGSNRYVVSPPSREDGSKNVIRTILQDLEEEGLVEQAGSEGRIVSDEGSALLDETADAVMEELDRPDLERYA; from the coding sequence ATGACGACGCTCTACGACGTCCCCGCCGAGGACCTCAACGAGGCGGTCGCCGAGGAACTCGCGGACCGACTCGAGGCACCGGAGTGGGCCCAGTTCGCCAAGACGGGCGCCGACAACGAACTGCCGCCGGAACAGGAGGAGTTCTGGAGCCACCGCGCCGCCAGCGTCCTGCGCAAGGTCGCCACCGACGGCCCGGTCGGCGTCGAGCGCCTCTCCACGGCCTACGGCGGCACCAAGCGCGGCTCCAACCGCTACGTCGTCTCGCCGCCGAGCCGCGAGGACGGCTCCAAGAACGTCATCCGGACGATCCTGCAGGACCTCGAGGAGGAGGGCCTCGTCGAGCAGGCCGGCTCCGAGGGTCGGATCGTCTCCGACGAGGGCAGCGCGCTGCTGGACGAGACTGCCGACGCGGTCATGGAGGAGCTCGACCGCCCCGACCTCGAGCGCTACGCCTGA
- a CDS encoding DEAD/DEAH box helicase, which translates to MEVAEVLPSFADAFAFDEFNAMQRAAIPGILESDENVVASAPTASGKTAIAELAICKTLDRSGTALFVAPMRALTNEKEAEWDRFEELGYSVYVVTGERDLNPRRARRADILVMTPEKLDSATRKHDTHRYDFVTDVDTVVVDEVHLLDSERRGSALEVTISRLRRLCDPRIVALSATMPNVEEVAAWLDAPDATTFDFDDDHRPVELNADVKTYSHGENSFADKYRRLYRALDLAQPHLEEDGQALVFVASRQDTQRAAAKTRDELAERDIRIGARGDYDFHTETERLENDELRQGVLDGVAFHHAGLSKNDRDLIEEWFKQGKIELLFSTSTLAWGVNLPARCVIIRDTKYHDPLEGEVEMSPLDVLQMLGRAGRPGYDDVGYGWVITDRADADRYRRLLREGTEIDSNLADDLPEHCLAECCVGTIESRDDAIAWLQTTFYAVRAAGDDDEQLEARVDDTLASLAGDGFLDLDGPGGTDGVAPTALGRLASRFYLRLDTARGFHDLATREQIDDAGILRAVATAVEFDDVAARSDEADAVDAVLGERATDLPDGQRKVLAILQAAVAGTTPNSLRSDAWIIRQNALRMLAALGAVLGEFAGPAAANECRRLEARIEHGVGPDAAALTAIEGVGEGRARSLAQAGFESPAEIAAATPATVAAAGVGDGVAERIVDAAADLPRIEIEWGDLPDSIPAGDRDFSEATIHNRGDGAQAGVRVTVNGVEMTADETYLSDATTVPLALFGADADELELAVEVVFPELPLQPIEDRRTVAVE; encoded by the coding sequence ATGGAAGTCGCCGAAGTGCTGCCGTCCTTTGCCGACGCGTTCGCCTTCGACGAGTTCAACGCGATGCAGCGCGCCGCGATCCCGGGGATTCTCGAGTCCGACGAGAACGTGGTCGCGAGCGCGCCGACGGCGAGCGGCAAGACTGCGATCGCCGAACTGGCGATCTGCAAGACCCTCGATCGCAGCGGGACCGCCCTGTTCGTCGCGCCGATGCGCGCGCTGACGAACGAGAAGGAAGCGGAGTGGGACCGCTTCGAGGAACTCGGCTACTCGGTGTACGTCGTCACGGGCGAGCGGGACCTGAATCCCCGGCGCGCACGCAGGGCGGACATCCTCGTGATGACGCCGGAGAAGCTCGACTCGGCGACGCGGAAGCACGACACCCACCGCTACGACTTCGTGACCGACGTCGACACCGTCGTCGTCGACGAGGTCCACCTGCTCGATTCCGAGCGCCGGGGCTCCGCGCTGGAGGTCACGATCTCACGGCTCCGCCGGCTCTGTGACCCCCGGATCGTCGCGCTCTCGGCGACGATGCCCAACGTGGAGGAGGTCGCCGCATGGCTCGACGCGCCCGACGCGACCACGTTCGACTTCGACGACGATCACCGCCCAGTCGAACTCAACGCCGACGTCAAGACCTACAGCCACGGCGAGAACTCCTTCGCCGACAAGTACCGCCGGCTCTACCGCGCGCTCGACCTCGCCCAGCCCCACCTCGAGGAGGACGGCCAGGCGCTCGTCTTCGTCGCATCGCGACAGGACACTCAGCGCGCCGCGGCGAAGACGAGGGACGAACTCGCCGAACGGGACATCCGGATCGGCGCCCGCGGCGACTACGACTTCCACACCGAGACCGAGCGCCTGGAGAACGACGAACTCAGACAGGGCGTCCTCGACGGCGTCGCCTTCCACCACGCCGGCCTCTCGAAGAACGATCGCGACCTGATCGAGGAGTGGTTCAAGCAGGGGAAGATCGAACTGCTCTTCTCGACCTCGACGCTCGCCTGGGGCGTCAACCTCCCCGCGCGCTGCGTGATCATCCGCGACACGAAGTACCACGATCCGCTGGAGGGCGAGGTCGAGATGAGTCCCCTCGACGTGCTCCAGATGCTCGGCCGCGCAGGCAGGCCGGGCTACGACGACGTGGGCTACGGCTGGGTGATCACCGACCGCGCCGACGCCGATCGCTACCGCCGACTCCTTCGCGAGGGGACCGAGATCGACTCGAATCTCGCGGACGACCTGCCCGAGCACTGTCTCGCGGAGTGTTGCGTGGGCACGATCGAGTCCCGCGACGACGCGATCGCCTGGCTCCAGACGACGTTCTACGCGGTGCGCGCGGCGGGCGACGACGACGAGCAACTCGAGGCCCGCGTCGACGACACCCTCGCGTCCCTCGCCGGCGACGGCTTCCTGGATCTCGACGGGCCGGGCGGGACCGACGGCGTCGCACCCACCGCACTGGGCCGCCTCGCCTCCAGGTTCTACCTCAGACTCGACACCGCCCGGGGCTTCCACGACCTCGCGACCCGCGAGCAGATCGACGATGCAGGGATCCTCCGCGCGGTCGCGACCGCCGTCGAGTTCGACGACGTGGCCGCCCGGAGCGACGAGGCCGACGCCGTCGACGCAGTCCTCGGCGAGCGAGCGACGGACCTGCCCGACGGCCAGCGGAAGGTGCTCGCGATCCTCCAGGCCGCCGTGGCTGGAACGACGCCCAACTCGCTCCGGTCGGACGCCTGGATCATCCGCCAGAACGCACTCCGGATGCTCGCCGCGCTCGGCGCCGTGCTGGGGGAGTTCGCCGGCCCAGCCGCAGCCAACGAGTGTCGACGGCTCGAAGCCAGAATCGAGCACGGCGTCGGCCCCGACGCCGCCGCGCTCACCGCGATCGAGGGCGTCGGCGAAGGGCGCGCCCGGTCCCTGGCCCAAGCCGGCTTCGAATCGCCGGCAGAAATCGCCGCAGCGACGCCGGCGACGGTGGCCGCGGCGGGGGTCGGCGACGGCGTCGCCGAGCGCATCGTCGATGCCGCGGCCGACCTCCCGCGGATCGAAATCGAGTGGGGCGACCTCCCCGACTCGATTCCGGCCGGCGACCGCGACTTTTCGGAGGCGACGATCCACAATCGCGGCGATGGCGCCCAGGCCGGCGTTCGAGTGACCGTCAACGGCGTCGAGATGACCGCCGACGAGACGTACCTCTCGGACGCGACGACGGTGCCACTCGCGCTCTTTGGCGCCGACGCCGACGAACTCGAACTCGCCGTCGAAGTCGTCTTCCCGGAGCTTCCGCTGCAGCCGATCGAGGACCGCCGGACCGTCGCCGTCGAGTGA
- a CDS encoding alpha/beta hydrolase, whose product MSDPHGEATVVTAGAALEDASAAVVAMHGRGATARSVVDLVEQAAARRDVSDLAIRAPQAHRNTWYPNSFLAPIDANEPHLSSALGLVERTVAEAAEAVGREQVVLLGFSQGGCLASEFVARNPARYGGLVALSGGRIGPEGIEWDEEATLATAERDLEGTPAFLGCSDVDPHIPAERVHETAESLEALGGDVTVELYPGMGHTVNEDELEGVAGMLASATPG is encoded by the coding sequence ATGAGCGATCCCCACGGCGAAGCGACCGTCGTCACTGCCGGCGCCGCCCTCGAGGACGCCAGTGCAGCCGTCGTCGCGATGCACGGCCGTGGCGCGACCGCCCGGAGCGTCGTGGATCTCGTCGAGCAAGCCGCCGCACGACGTGACGTGTCGGACCTCGCGATCCGGGCGCCCCAGGCACACCGGAACACCTGGTATCCCAACTCCTTCCTCGCGCCGATCGACGCCAACGAACCCCACCTCTCGAGTGCGTTGGGGCTGGTCGAGCGAACGGTCGCGGAGGCAGCCGAGGCCGTCGGGCGCGAGCAGGTCGTCCTCCTGGGCTTCTCCCAGGGCGGCTGCCTCGCCAGCGAATTCGTCGCGAGAAATCCGGCTCGCTACGGCGGCCTGGTCGCCCTCTCCGGGGGGCGCATCGGGCCCGAGGGCATCGAGTGGGACGAGGAGGCGACGCTCGCGACAGCAGAGCGTGACCTCGAGGGGACGCCGGCGTTCCTGGGCTGCAGCGACGTCGATCCCCACATCCCAGCGGAGCGCGTCCACGAGACCGCCGAGTCGCTGGAAGCCCTCGGTGGAGACGTGACGGTGGAGCTCTACCCCGGCATGGGCCACACCGTGAACGAGGACGAACTCGAAGGCGTGGCGGGGATGCTCGCGAGCGCGACGCCAGGGTAG
- a CDS encoding phosphotransferase family protein produces the protein MSDPVERAVGSALPSCTVATIEPQTVRPGNHTARVDFENADPVYVKTATDTSRRLEREIAATRYAAAHSGVETPPIVAADAGGEPPYLATEPLPGTIFNDAWRDDGDRGRLLRLVGRAIAGVHEARFDRSGVVEGGDRTGLDLVGEDWADVLCRTVEWRADDWFPDRFDDLPERLVSVIREFDPAVAGTPTLLHCDPSRINVHFEPLGMLDWERAMVGDPAFGLVEAAFHHLEQPDVSEEERRELEAALHEGYRERAGDLPTGLERNRPLYRAISHMLVPQAFEDWSSDVDRPNDELAANVREAFTDRLERARAAA, from the coding sequence ATGTCGGACCCCGTCGAACGCGCGGTCGGAAGCGCGCTCCCCAGTTGCACCGTCGCGACCATCGAGCCACAGACGGTTCGCCCCGGCAACCACACAGCACGCGTCGACTTCGAGAACGCCGACCCCGTCTACGTCAAGACGGCGACCGACACGAGTCGGCGACTCGAACGGGAGATCGCCGCGACGCGCTACGCCGCAGCCCACTCCGGCGTCGAGACGCCACCGATCGTCGCGGCCGACGCCGGGGGCGAGCCACCGTACCTCGCCACCGAACCACTCCCGGGAACGATCTTCAACGACGCCTGGCGCGACGACGGTGACCGAGGGCGACTGCTCCGGCTGGTCGGCCGAGCCATCGCTGGCGTCCACGAAGCCAGGTTCGATCGATCGGGCGTCGTCGAGGGCGGCGACCGGACCGGCCTCGACCTGGTGGGCGAGGACTGGGCCGACGTCCTCTGTCGAACGGTCGAGTGGCGGGCCGACGACTGGTTCCCGGATCGCTTCGACGACCTGCCGGAGCGCCTCGTCTCGGTGATCCGGGAGTTCGACCCAGCAGTCGCGGGGACGCCGACGCTGCTGCACTGCGATCCGAGCCGGATCAACGTCCACTTCGAGCCACTGGGGATGCTCGACTGGGAGCGTGCGATGGTCGGCGATCCCGCCTTCGGACTCGTCGAGGCCGCCTTCCATCACCTGGAACAACCGGACGTGAGCGAGGAGGAACGGCGGGAACTGGAGGCCGCCTTGCACGAGGGGTATCGCGAGCGGGCCGGGGACCTTCCGACAGGGCTGGAACGCAACCGCCCGCTCTACCGGGCGATCTCGCACATGCTCGTCCCACAGGCCTTCGAAGACTGGTCTTCCGACGTGGATCGGCCGAACGACGAACTCGCCGCGAACGTCCGCGAAGCGTTCACGGACCGTCTGGAACGGGCACGGGCAGCAGCCTGA
- the dcd gene encoding dCTP deaminase produces MILSDRDIRRRLNDGDLSIEPLDDPEMQIQPASVDMRLGREFLTFEQSNIPCIRPDRAADASEYTTRTTIPDSSQSGGQRTLQDVADDADEETDTIDEEFILHPGDFVLATTKERVAIPDDLIAHVEGRSSLGRLAIVVHATAGIVDPGYEGQITLELSNLGTAPVALKPDMRISQLTFTKLSSAAERPYGEERGSKYQGQTGPQASRIGSDREFGGDQ; encoded by the coding sequence ATGATCCTCTCGGACCGGGACATCCGCCGTCGGCTCAACGACGGCGACCTCTCGATCGAGCCCCTCGACGACCCCGAGATGCAGATTCAGCCGGCGAGCGTCGACATGCGCCTCGGCCGGGAGTTTCTCACCTTCGAGCAGTCGAACATCCCCTGTATCCGCCCGGATCGGGCGGCCGACGCCTCCGAGTACACGACGCGGACGACGATCCCCGATTCGAGCCAGAGCGGCGGCCAGCGGACCCTCCAGGACGTCGCCGACGACGCCGACGAGGAGACCGACACGATCGACGAGGAGTTCATCCTCCACCCCGGCGACTTCGTGCTCGCGACGACGAAGGAGCGCGTCGCCATCCCCGACGACCTCATCGCTCACGTCGAGGGACGCTCGTCGCTAGGCCGACTCGCGATCGTCGTCCACGCGACCGCGGGCATCGTCGACCCCGGCTACGAGGGTCAGATCACGCTCGAACTCTCGAATCTCGGCACTGCACCGGTCGCGCTGAAACCCGATATGCGAATCTCCCAGCTCACCTTCACGAAACTCTCCTCTGCGGCCGAGCGCCCCTACGGAGAGGAGCGCGGCTCGAAGTACCAGGGGCAGACTGGCCCGCAGGCCTCGCGGATCGGCAGCGACCGGGAGTTCGGCGGGGACCAGTAG
- a CDS encoding AAA domain-containing protein, whose translation MLRGRVLEIGDVREVTTQRGTSELVEVTLRSDEYGPVTVTLWNRWTETAAYLEPGMELGVTDPDWGEPPEPIADESDAAAESAGSDGENVPSGPGASGDGSGPTPDGGTTAEPGTDTVQSASTTPDSLVVVEPDFLVDVTDVREWVQCPRQYYLSKIDDAELAEPLVLGTIVHEVFGDLLRGVDVEAAVDDRIEGAGLNLGLLGLDPDAVTDTVTKHAEAIQGWLNQGTLTDGDDWRSEQLLISERLGLKGRADAVRRGMPVELKTGKNTRSDPRFHDKIQAALYALMLRERGVPVDTGILLYTKNATLDRAETGGDLSPAKEFALNDGLLDFALRSRNELAAMEADVSVPTGHEADANCDRCFVQDTCMVVAGRLGQESKAGAIGRQVPDAERDYFDAFYRAIELERRAIHDEYRKLWEQTPAERAADDRALVDLQFEGKEPLPGGRWRLTARRPSAAVSKLREGDFALASDGDPIEGHAEFCRIQRLDPELVVVTADEPVELTRLDQYPSEITADRMLSALMDGILKGDQRRKDVLFERADPEFDDALLGEDGPQFVPNNDAQNGAVQRAVAAEDFSLIHGPPGTGKTYTIARLVRALVDRGDRVLLSAFTNRAVDNALEALHDQGFDDAIRVGSANGVREDMQDVRLERRGDPDELVDALESAPVVAATAASCGSTVMSEQAFDVAVVDEASQLTEPGTLAAIERADRFVLVGDHEQLPPVVQAESGPQEAPSTPFEVDLSRSLFQRLLETSPEAGVSLEEQYRMAQAIQAFSSREFYDGALRPATGEVAAHALADLDGVAADALPAELGDRVSFLDVGGDDAGRTDAVEAERIADLIDTYLDAGLDPRDVGVIAPYRAQVATIGDRLEDLLADRADRDADDPGDDVADESPIAVDTVDRFQGSSKEVIVVSFVATDDLDSPIFEDYRRVNVALTRAKRQLVLVGDADALRSDPVYARMVEWAQG comes from the coding sequence GTGCTTCGCGGCAGGGTCCTCGAGATCGGCGACGTCCGGGAGGTCACCACCCAGCGCGGGACGAGCGAACTCGTCGAGGTGACGCTCCGCAGCGACGAGTACGGTCCCGTTACCGTGACCCTCTGGAACCGCTGGACGGAGACCGCCGCCTACCTCGAACCCGGAATGGAACTCGGCGTGACCGATCCCGACTGGGGCGAGCCACCCGAGCCGATCGCAGACGAATCCGACGCCGCGGCGGAATCGGCCGGCAGCGACGGAGAAAACGTGCCGAGTGGACCGGGCGCGAGCGGCGACGGATCCGGGCCGACGCCCGACGGCGGGACCACCGCAGAACCGGGGACCGACACCGTCCAATCGGCCTCGACGACGCCGGACTCCCTGGTCGTCGTCGAGCCCGATTTCCTCGTCGACGTGACCGACGTCCGCGAGTGGGTCCAGTGCCCCCGGCAGTACTACCTCTCGAAGATCGACGACGCGGAACTCGCCGAACCGCTCGTCCTCGGGACCATCGTCCACGAGGTGTTCGGCGACCTTCTCCGGGGCGTCGACGTCGAGGCGGCCGTCGACGATCGGATCGAGGGCGCCGGGCTCAACCTCGGCCTGCTCGGGCTCGACCCCGACGCCGTCACCGATACCGTGACCAAACACGCCGAGGCGATCCAGGGCTGGCTGAACCAGGGCACCCTCACCGACGGCGACGACTGGCGCTCCGAACAGTTGCTGATCTCCGAACGACTGGGCCTCAAGGGACGCGCCGACGCCGTCCGGCGGGGCATGCCAGTCGAACTCAAGACCGGGAAGAACACCCGCTCGGATCCACGATTCCACGACAAGATCCAGGCCGCTCTCTACGCGCTGATGCTCCGCGAACGCGGCGTGCCGGTCGACACCGGAATCCTCCTCTACACCAAGAACGCCACGCTGGACCGCGCGGAGACGGGTGGGGACCTCTCGCCGGCCAAGGAGTTCGCGCTCAACGACGGCCTGCTCGACTTCGCGCTCCGGTCGCGCAACGAACTCGCCGCGATGGAGGCCGACGTCTCGGTTCCCACCGGCCACGAGGCCGACGCCAACTGCGACCGCTGCTTCGTCCAGGACACCTGCATGGTCGTCGCGGGCCGCCTCGGCCAGGAGTCCAAAGCCGGCGCGATCGGGCGGCAGGTCCCCGACGCCGAGCGCGATTACTTCGACGCGTTCTACCGCGCGATCGAACTCGAACGTCGCGCCATCCACGACGAGTACCGGAAGCTCTGGGAGCAAACTCCCGCCGAGCGAGCGGCCGACGATCGGGCGCTCGTGGACCTCCAGTTCGAGGGGAAGGAGCCGCTCCCCGGCGGGCGCTGGCGCCTCACTGCTCGACGGCCCAGCGCCGCCGTCTCGAAGCTCCGGGAGGGTGACTTCGCGCTCGCCAGCGACGGCGACCCGATCGAAGGGCACGCCGAGTTCTGCCGGATCCAGCGGCTCGATCCCGAACTGGTCGTCGTGACTGCAGACGAGCCGGTCGAACTCACCCGGCTCGACCAGTACCCCTCCGAAATCACGGCCGATCGGATGCTCTCCGCGCTGATGGACGGGATCCTCAAAGGGGACCAGCGCCGGAAGGACGTGCTCTTCGAGCGCGCCGATCCGGAGTTCGACGACGCACTGCTTGGTGAGGACGGGCCGCAATTCGTGCCCAACAACGACGCCCAGAACGGGGCCGTCCAGCGGGCCGTCGCCGCGGAGGACTTCTCCCTGATCCACGGGCCGCCGGGGACCGGCAAGACCTACACCATCGCCCGGCTGGTCCGCGCGCTCGTCGACCGAGGCGATCGGGTGCTCCTCTCGGCGTTCACGAACCGCGCGGTGGACAACGCCCTGGAAGCCCTCCACGACCAGGGCTTCGACGACGCGATCCGAGTCGGCTCCGCAAACGGCGTGCGCGAGGACATGCAGGACGTCAGGCTCGAGCGGCGCGGCGACCCAGACGAACTCGTCGACGCACTCGAATCAGCACCGGTCGTCGCCGCGACGGCCGCCTCCTGTGGTTCGACGGTGATGAGCGAGCAGGCGTTCGACGTCGCCGTCGTGGACGAGGCCTCCCAGTTGACGGAGCCGGGCACCCTCGCCGCCATCGAACGTGCCGACCGGTTCGTCCTCGTCGGCGATCACGAGCAGCTGCCCCCCGTCGTCCAGGCCGAGTCCGGCCCGCAGGAGGCACCGAGCACGCCCTTCGAGGTCGATCTCTCGCGGTCGCTGTTCCAGCGCCTCCTCGAGACCTCCCCCGAGGCCGGCGTGTCGCTGGAGGAACAGTACCGGATGGCGCAGGCGATCCAGGCGTTCTCCTCCCGGGAGTTCTACGACGGCGCACTCCGTCCCGCGACGGGAGAGGTCGCCGCACACGCGCTGGCGGACCTCGACGGCGTCGCTGCCGACGCCCTTCCCGCCGAACTCGGCGACCGCGTGAGTTTCCTCGACGTCGGCGGCGACGACGCGGGGCGGACCGACGCCGTCGAGGCCGAGCGCATCGCCGACCTGATCGACACCTACCTCGACGCCGGCCTCGATCCGCGCGACGTCGGCGTCATCGCACCGTATCGCGCCCAGGTCGCGACGATCGGCGACCGGCTCGAGGACCTGCTCGCCGACCGGGCCGACCGCGACGCTGACGACCCCGGCGACGACGTCGCAGACGAGAGTCCGATCGCCGTCGACACGGTCGACCGGTTCCAGGGTTCGAGCAAGGAGGTCATCGTCGTCTCCTTCGTCGCGACGGACGACCTCGACAGCCCCATCTTCGAGGACTACCGCCGGGTGAACGTCGCGTTGACCCGGGCGAAACGCCAACTCGTCCTCGTCGGCGACGCCGACGCGCTCCGGTCGGATCCGGTGTACGCGCGGATGGTCGAGTGGGCACAGGGCTGA
- a CDS encoding lactate racemase domain-containing protein has protein sequence MELPLGEGTIDVDLPDCDVTVAEPPGGEPVDVPAAAERALDRPLGPSIANRAFPGDDVAIVVTDVTRATPDDVLLDALIGRLTNAGVERSDVTIVVGLGLHRPLTDDEIAEAYGEYADLVVNHDPDEATAVGHIDPAVAGEAERGSAGALGAQGVPIEVNPAVASADLVLATGMVEPHQYAGFSGGAKTVVVGAGGEPLIRYTHGPELLGRDGVRLGRIEGNPFRDFLDRAGELAGPDFCLNVTHGPSGILDVAAGSPRPVVRELADSAREALSVPVDRAYDAVVAGVGAPKDANLYQASRAATYVALGDRNPLREGGRIVVPAALPEGAGEGTGERRFLEWLSNGSSADAVYEAMANGYEPGAQRAFVLARVLREFDVYVTNSQAPAIVEDCLMRAEETVADAIEPGSDVLIVPDAIDTLLVDPDRSK, from the coding sequence ATGGAACTCCCGCTGGGCGAGGGAACGATCGACGTCGACCTGCCCGACTGCGACGTGACGGTTGCCGAACCGCCGGGCGGCGAGCCCGTCGACGTTCCCGCGGCCGCCGAACGAGCGCTGGATCGGCCGCTCGGCCCGTCGATCGCGAACCGCGCGTTCCCGGGGGACGACGTCGCGATCGTCGTGACCGACGTGACGCGAGCGACGCCGGACGACGTCCTGCTCGACGCGTTGATCGGACGGCTGACGAACGCGGGCGTCGAGAGATCGGACGTGACGATCGTCGTGGGCCTCGGCCTGCACCGGCCGCTCACCGACGACGAGATCGCGGAGGCCTACGGCGAGTACGCCGACCTCGTGGTGAACCACGATCCAGACGAAGCGACTGCCGTCGGGCACATCGACCCGGCCGTCGCGGGCGAGGCCGAGCGAGGATCGGCAGGCGCGCTGGGAGCGCAGGGCGTCCCAATCGAGGTGAACCCCGCCGTGGCTTCGGCCGACCTCGTGCTCGCGACGGGGATGGTCGAGCCACACCAGTACGCGGGCTTCTCCGGCGGAGCGAAGACCGTCGTCGTCGGTGCGGGCGGCGAACCACTGATCCGGTACACGCACGGGCCGGAGCTGCTCGGCCGGGACGGCGTCCGGCTCGGTCGGATCGAGGGGAATCCGTTCCGCGACTTTCTGGACCGAGCGGGGGAACTCGCCGGGCCCGACTTCTGCCTGAACGTGACCCACGGCCCGAGCGGGATCCTCGACGTCGCGGCGGGCTCGCCGCGACCGGTCGTGCGGGAACTGGCGGATTCCGCGAGGGAGGCGCTCTCCGTGCCGGTCGATCGGGCGTACGACGCCGTGGTCGCGGGCGTCGGCGCGCCGAAGGACGCGAATCTCTACCAGGCGAGTCGGGCAGCGACGTACGTGGCGCTCGGCGATCGCAACCCGCTCCGCGAGGGCGGACGGATCGTCGTGCCCGCAGCGCTCCCCGAGGGCGCCGGCGAGGGGACTGGCGAGCGACGATTCCTGGAGTGGCTTTCCAACGGATCCAGCGCCGACGCGGTCTACGAGGCGATGGCGAACGGGTACGAACCCGGCGCCCAGCGGGCGTTCGTCCTCGCGCGGGTCCTCCGCGAGTTCGACGTGTACGTGACGAACAGCCAGGCGCCGGCGATCGTCGAGGATTGCCTCATGCGGGCCGAGGAGACGGTCGCCGACGCGATCGAACCCGGTAGCGACGTGCTCATCGTACCCGACGCCATCGACACCCTGCTGGTCGACCCGGATCGGTCGAAGTAG
- a CDS encoding protein translocase SEC61 complex subunit gamma yields MRVPTDLSSYVRVLRMASTPSWEEFSQVAKIAGAGILLIGMLGFVIFLAMSLLPS; encoded by the coding sequence ATGCGCGTTCCAACCGACCTCAGCTCGTACGTCCGGGTGCTCCGGATGGCGAGTACCCCGTCCTGGGAGGAGTTCTCCCAGGTCGCCAAGATCGCGGGGGCAGGGATCTTGCTGATCGGCATGCTCGGCTTCGTGATCTTCCTGGCGATGAGCCTCCTCCCCTCCTGA
- a CDS encoding transcription elongation factor Spt5, translated as MPIFHVKTTASQEQTVADMIVNREEETIHAVLAPDSVTSYVMVEADSAAVFERILDEIPHARGVVQRDGEAAGSGFSEVEHFLSPKPDVEGIAEGDIVELVAGPFKGEKAQVQRLDEGKDQVTVELYEATVPIPVTVRGDQIRVLDSEER; from the coding sequence ATGCCAATCTTCCACGTCAAAACCACGGCCAGCCAGGAGCAGACCGTCGCGGACATGATCGTCAACCGCGAGGAGGAGACCATTCACGCCGTCCTCGCGCCCGACTCGGTCACCAGCTACGTGATGGTCGAGGCCGACAGCGCCGCTGTCTTCGAGCGCATCCTCGACGAGATCCCCCACGCACGCGGCGTCGTCCAGCGCGACGGCGAGGCAGCCGGCAGCGGGTTCTCCGAGGTCGAGCACTTCCTCTCGCCGAAGCCCGACGTCGAGGGCATCGCCGAGGGCGACATCGTCGAACTCGTCGCCGGCCCGTTCAAGGGCGAGAAGGCACAGGTCCAGCGCCTCGACGAGGGCAAGGATCAGGTCACCGTCGAACTCTACGAGGCGACCGTCCCGATTCCGGTCACCGTCCGCGGCGACCAGATCCGGGTGCTGGACTCCGAAGAGCGATAA